In Nocardioides dokdonensis FR1436, the following are encoded in one genomic region:
- a CDS encoding anthranilate synthase component I family protein produces the protein MDDPVALFERTAAAYERCFWLDGGGAREWSGRRSILGWLEDDDVSLSYDAGRREVTRHAGGRAEVVGDDVFAVLEAELAAGAPSDQWFGYLGYACRPDLPARASVDLPDAVWMRPRHVRFFEHPEPPDAPTVSPGTRGNWMRSGVATPQRLRNPRVPGETAGAPDAYRAAFEEVQERLHAGDTYEVNLTLRGEIVSTLDPVAAYLRLRALNPAPYAGFLQHDVPGARGWLLSSSPERYALVGADRVLETKPIKGTVPRGTDPEQDAQRRRELAEDPKQRAENLMVVDLLRNDVAGVCEPGSVEVPTLMEVESYTSVHQLVSVVRGRLRDDVTTVGALRALFPAGSMTGAPKRRTMEVVDAVEATPRGAYAGAFGWVSADGRADLGVVIRALGTTGGGRWALGTGGGVTVLSEVDDEWAEALLKAERLRAVFEDSARGG, from the coding sequence ATGGATGACCCGGTGGCGCTGTTCGAGCGGACGGCGGCGGCGTACGAGCGGTGCTTCTGGCTGGACGGCGGCGGGGCGCGCGAGTGGTCGGGTCGCCGCTCGATCCTCGGCTGGCTCGAGGACGACGACGTGTCGCTGAGCTACGACGCCGGCCGCCGGGAGGTCACCCGGCACGCCGGTGGCCGCGCCGAGGTGGTCGGTGACGACGTGTTCGCGGTGCTCGAGGCCGAGCTCGCCGCCGGTGCGCCGAGCGACCAGTGGTTCGGCTACCTCGGCTACGCCTGCCGCCCCGACCTCCCCGCCCGCGCCTCGGTCGACCTGCCGGACGCGGTGTGGATGCGGCCGCGGCACGTGCGGTTCTTCGAGCACCCGGAGCCACCGGACGCGCCGACGGTTTCCCCGGGTACCCGGGGAAACTGGATGCGTTCGGGTGTTGCAACACCCCAACGCCTACGGAATCCCCGGGTACCCGGGGAAACCGCAGGTGCCCCCGACGCCTACCGAGCGGCGTTCGAGGAGGTCCAGGAGCGCCTGCACGCGGGGGACACCTACGAGGTGAACCTGACGCTGCGCGGGGAGATCGTCTCGACCCTGGACCCGGTCGCGGCCTACCTGCGGCTGCGCGCGCTCAACCCGGCGCCGTACGCCGGCTTCCTGCAGCACGACGTGCCAGGGGCGCGCGGCTGGCTGCTGAGCAGCAGTCCGGAGCGCTACGCGCTCGTGGGGGCCGACCGGGTGCTGGAGACGAAGCCGATCAAGGGCACGGTGCCCCGCGGCACCGACCCCGAGCAGGACGCCCAGCGGCGCCGCGAGCTGGCCGAGGACCCCAAGCAGCGCGCCGAGAACCTGATGGTCGTCGACCTGCTGCGCAACGACGTCGCGGGCGTGTGCGAGCCGGGGTCGGTCGAGGTGCCGACGCTGATGGAGGTCGAGTCCTACACCAGCGTCCACCAGCTCGTCAGCGTCGTGCGCGGACGGCTGCGCGACGACGTCACCACGGTCGGGGCGCTGCGCGCGCTCTTCCCGGCGGGGTCGATGACCGGCGCGCCCAAGCGCCGCACCATGGAGGTCGTCGACGCGGTCGAGGCCACGCCGCGAGGCGCGTACGCCGGGGCGTTCGGGTGGGTGAGCGCCGACGGGCGGGCCGACCTGGGGGTGGTGATCCGGGCCCTGGGCACCACCGGCGGGGGCCGGTGGGCGCTGGGCACCGGGGGCGGGGTCACCGTGCTCTCGGAGGTCGACGACGAGTGGGCCGAGGCGCTGCTCAAGGCGGAGCGGCTGCGGGCGGTCTTCGAGGACTCCGCGCGCGGAGGGTGA
- the zwf gene encoding glucose-6-phosphate dehydrogenase, with product MQKPHVVVLFGATGDLSKRKLLPGLLHLFQADLLNDSKIVGTSLEDLTHEQFVELARTACQEFAKDDFDADTWHAFAEMLTYVSQSQGSEALRDEVYRVETLLPGDIHDKRRLHYLSVPPSAALSVLKQLDECDLVERSRVVMEKPFGTDLESAKILNARVHEVFDESQVFRIDHFLGKEAAQNILAFRFANGLFEPIWNRNFIDHVQIDVPETLGLEGRTSFYEATGAYRDMVVTHLMQVLTFMAMEPPTSLTPDPISDEKLKVFRSMKPIEPHHVVRGQYVGYRGKEEVASDSDTETFTALRVEIDNWRWAGVPFFLRTGKKLAESARIISIAFKEPPLTMFPAGSGVGTHGPDHLTFDLADQSRMSLSFYGKRPGPGMKLDKLSMQFATHDTASSGLVLEAYERLIHDAMRGDHTLFTTAQGIEELWAKSMPLLDAPPPVRSYPPGSWGPNAIHQLIAPRAWRLPFEREWRDPNATEA from the coding sequence ATGCAGAAGCCGCACGTCGTCGTCCTCTTCGGGGCGACCGGGGACCTGTCCAAGCGCAAGCTCCTGCCGGGGCTGCTGCACCTCTTCCAGGCCGACTTGCTCAACGACTCCAAGATCGTGGGCACCTCGCTGGAGGACCTCACCCACGAGCAGTTCGTCGAGCTGGCGCGCACGGCGTGCCAGGAGTTCGCCAAGGACGACTTCGACGCCGACACCTGGCACGCGTTCGCCGAGATGCTCACCTACGTCTCGCAGTCGCAGGGCTCGGAGGCGCTGCGCGACGAGGTCTACCGCGTCGAGACGCTGCTGCCCGGCGACATCCACGACAAGCGGCGCCTGCACTACCTCTCGGTGCCGCCCAGCGCTGCCCTCTCGGTGCTCAAGCAGCTCGACGAGTGCGACCTGGTGGAGCGCTCCCGGGTGGTGATGGAGAAGCCGTTCGGCACCGACCTCGAGTCCGCGAAGATCCTCAACGCGCGGGTGCACGAGGTCTTCGACGAGTCGCAGGTCTTCCGCATCGACCACTTCCTCGGCAAGGAGGCGGCCCAGAACATCCTGGCCTTCCGTTTCGCCAACGGGCTCTTCGAGCCGATCTGGAACCGCAACTTCATCGACCACGTGCAGATCGACGTCCCCGAGACCCTGGGGCTGGAGGGGCGCACCTCGTTCTACGAGGCCACCGGGGCCTACCGCGACATGGTCGTCACCCACCTGATGCAGGTGCTGACCTTCATGGCGATGGAGCCGCCCACCTCCCTGACCCCCGACCCGATCAGCGACGAGAAGCTCAAGGTCTTCCGGTCGATGAAGCCGATCGAGCCCCACCACGTGGTCCGGGGTCAGTACGTCGGCTACCGGGGCAAGGAGGAGGTGGCCTCCGACTCCGACACCGAGACCTTCACGGCGCTGCGCGTGGAGATCGACAACTGGCGCTGGGCCGGGGTCCCGTTCTTCCTGCGCACCGGCAAGAAGCTGGCCGAGAGCGCCCGGATCATCTCCATCGCGTTCAAGGAGCCGCCGCTGACGATGTTCCCGGCGGGCTCGGGCGTGGGCACCCACGGGCCCGACCACCTCACCTTCGACCTGGCCGACCAGTCGCGGATGTCGCTCTCGTTCTACGGCAAGCGGCCCGGACCGGGGATGAAGCTGGACAAGCTGTCGATGCAGTTCGCCACCCACGACACCGCGTCCTCGGGGCTGGTCCTCGAGGCGTACGAGCGCTTGATCCACGACGCGATGCGCGGCGACCACACGCTGTTCACGACCGCGCAGGGCATCGAGGAGCTGTGGGCGAAGTCGATGCCGCTGCTCGACGCCCCGCCGCCGGTGCGCAGCTACCCGCCCGGCTCGTGGGGGCCCAACGCCATCCACCAGCTCATCGCGCCGCGCGCCTGGCGGCTGCCCTTCGAGCGGGAGTGGCGCGACCCGAACGCCACCGAGGCCTGA
- a CDS encoding anthranilate synthase component II, with protein MSVPDVVVVDHHDSYTQNLVHLVAEVTGRLPRVVQHDETDPDDVLRHSHVLLSPGPGHPAQPQDFAVGVEVLRRATRPVLGVCLGMQGLVSVYGGRVGRIRPAHGTVSQLRHDGRGVFAGLPQDFDVVRYHSLAALEVPDCLEVSATCAGQRRGDAAEAPVVMGVRHRDLPLEGVQFHPESVLSRHGAALVASFLRSEHG; from the coding sequence GTGAGCGTCCCTGACGTGGTGGTGGTCGACCACCACGACTCCTACACCCAGAACCTGGTGCACCTCGTGGCCGAGGTGACCGGGCGGCTGCCCCGGGTGGTCCAGCACGACGAGACCGACCCCGACGACGTGCTGCGGCACAGCCACGTGCTGCTCTCGCCCGGCCCCGGCCACCCGGCGCAACCGCAGGACTTCGCCGTCGGCGTCGAGGTGCTGCGCCGCGCCACCCGCCCGGTCCTCGGCGTCTGCCTGGGCATGCAGGGCCTGGTCAGCGTGTACGGCGGCCGGGTCGGGCGGATCCGGCCCGCCCACGGCACCGTCTCGCAGCTGCGCCACGACGGTCGGGGCGTCTTCGCCGGGCTGCCGCAGGACTTCGACGTGGTGCGCTACCACTCGCTGGCCGCGCTCGAGGTGCCCGACTGCCTCGAGGTGAGCGCCACCTGCGCCGGCCAGCGCAGGGGCGACGCGGCGGAGGCTCCGGTGGTGATGGGGGTGCGGCACCGCGACCTGCCGCTCGAGGGCGTGCAGTTCCACCCCGAGTCGGTGCTCTCGCGCCACGGCGCCGCGCTGGTCGCCTCGTTCCTGCGGAGCGAGCATGGATGA
- a CDS encoding thioesterase family protein encodes MDLSFFRLDGESLVPGDMAVSSWSDDQLHGVAISGALARAAEQTIDAAGRSELVPVRMTVDLFRPTRRAPCRFETTVVREGPRLCLLDVHLLQDDTTTARASVLFLRTGEPATGEVWMPDDAPQPPPLEVAPVSDEPHVPFLRSDADWSQDFRAHQNAGRKTTWNTPPAIVSGEPLTGFQAVAAMADGTSLTSNWGSAGVEHINADITLTLARRPAGVTVGLHAADRVEHEGISVGTATVFDREGRLGTTVVTAMTNTRRSVDLGSETRAQTDV; translated from the coding sequence GTGGACCTCTCCTTCTTCCGCCTCGACGGCGAATCCCTGGTGCCCGGCGACATGGCGGTCAGCAGCTGGTCGGACGACCAGCTGCACGGCGTCGCCATCAGCGGCGCCCTGGCCCGGGCGGCCGAGCAGACGATCGATGCTGCGGGCCGCAGCGAGCTGGTGCCGGTGCGGATGACCGTCGACCTGTTCCGGCCCACCCGCAGGGCGCCGTGCCGCTTCGAGACCACCGTCGTGCGCGAGGGCCCGCGGCTGTGCCTGCTCGACGTGCACCTGCTCCAGGACGACACGACCACCGCCCGCGCCTCGGTGCTGTTCCTGCGCACCGGGGAGCCGGCGACCGGCGAGGTCTGGATGCCCGACGACGCCCCGCAGCCGCCGCCGCTCGAGGTCGCGCCGGTCTCGGACGAGCCGCACGTGCCGTTCCTGCGCAGCGACGCCGACTGGTCCCAGGACTTCCGCGCGCACCAGAACGCCGGGCGCAAGACCACCTGGAACACGCCGCCGGCGATCGTCTCCGGCGAGCCGCTGACCGGCTTCCAGGCCGTCGCCGCGATGGCCGACGGCACCAGCCTGACCAGCAACTGGGGCAGCGCCGGCGTCGAGCACATCAACGCCGACATCACCCTGACCCTGGCCCGGCGTCCGGCCGGGGTGACGGTGGGGCTGCACGCCGCCGACCGGGTCGAGCACGAGGGCATCTCGGTGGGCACCGCCACGGTCTTCGACCGGGAGGGCCGCCTGGGCACCACCGTGGTCACCGCGATGACCAACACCCGGCGCTCGGTCGACCTGGGGTCCGAGACCCGGGCCCAGACCGACGTCTGA
- a CDS encoding sensor histidine kinase → MSTPGHTLYRRSLAGRVTLLTTMAVGLTVALVAAGAYLTMRLQLQDTLDDSLLDRAQAAASADALQKLTVTAEIPSWALGAGDISIAFISTDPKPEVVSADRNRDAPQIELGDPEYFVAVRGRGSSMRTIDTGDERFRVVAVPAQSNGQALVIAQSLDAQERVLTKVGLVTLLLGIAGVVLAGFAGWGVARNGLKPVRRLTGAVETIARTERLTPIPVEGDDEIARLSSAFNQMLAALGASRDRQRRLVADAGHELRTPLTSLRTNIDLLSQATATDDDPQALQLPPTARLELMDDVRAQTEELTTLIGDLVELARDEPLTHVVGTVDLAELVEHAVARVRRRAAGVVFDVETQSWEVVGESGTLERAVTNLLDNAAKWSPPGATVRVRLLDGTLSVDDEGPGIAEHDRPHVFERFYRSDESRSMPGSGLGLAIVAQAAERHSGTVRAEASAYGGARLVLELPGSAPQGDAF, encoded by the coding sequence ATGAGCACGCCCGGCCACACGCTCTACCGCCGCTCCCTGGCCGGACGAGTCACCCTGCTCACCACGATGGCGGTCGGGCTGACCGTCGCGCTGGTCGCGGCCGGCGCCTACCTGACGATGCGTCTGCAGCTCCAGGACACCCTCGACGACTCCCTGCTCGACCGCGCCCAGGCCGCCGCCAGCGCCGACGCGCTGCAGAAGCTCACGGTCACCGCGGAGATCCCGTCCTGGGCCCTGGGTGCCGGTGACATCAGCATCGCCTTCATCTCCACCGACCCCAAGCCGGAGGTCGTCTCCGCGGACCGCAACCGGGACGCGCCCCAGATCGAGCTCGGCGACCCGGAGTACTTCGTCGCGGTGCGCGGGCGGGGCTCCAGCATGCGCACCATCGACACCGGCGACGAACGGTTCCGCGTGGTCGCCGTCCCGGCCCAGAGCAACGGACAGGCGCTGGTCATCGCCCAGTCCCTCGACGCGCAGGAGCGGGTGCTGACCAAGGTCGGGCTCGTCACGCTGCTGCTCGGCATCGCCGGGGTCGTGCTGGCCGGGTTCGCCGGCTGGGGCGTGGCCCGCAACGGCCTCAAGCCGGTGCGCCGCCTCACCGGGGCGGTCGAGACCATCGCCCGCACCGAGCGGCTGACCCCCATCCCGGTCGAGGGCGACGACGAGATCGCGCGCCTGTCGAGCGCCTTCAACCAGATGCTCGCCGCGCTCGGCGCCTCCCGCGACCGCCAGCGGCGCCTGGTCGCCGACGCCGGGCACGAGCTGCGCACCCCGCTGACGTCGCTGCGCACCAACATCGACCTGCTCAGCCAGGCCACCGCCACCGACGACGACCCGCAGGCCCTGCAGCTCCCGCCGACCGCGCGCCTGGAGCTGATGGACGACGTGCGGGCCCAGACCGAGGAGCTCACCACCCTCATCGGCGACCTCGTCGAGCTCGCGCGCGACGAGCCGCTGACCCACGTGGTCGGCACCGTCGACCTCGCCGAGCTCGTCGAGCACGCGGTCGCCCGGGTGCGCCGTCGCGCCGCGGGAGTCGTCTTCGACGTCGAGACGCAGTCGTGGGAGGTCGTGGGCGAGTCCGGCACCCTCGAGCGCGCGGTCACCAACCTGCTCGACAACGCCGCGAAGTGGAGCCCGCCCGGCGCCACGGTCCGGGTCCGGCTGCTGGACGGCACGCTGTCGGTCGACGACGAGGGCCCCGGCATCGCCGAGCACGACCGGCCGCACGTGTTCGAGCGGTTCTACCGCTCCGACGAGTCCCGCTCCATGCCCGGCTCCGGTCTCGGGCTGGCCATCGTGGCCCAGGCCGCCGAGCGGCACTCGGGCACGGTCCGCGCCGAGGCGTCGGCGTACGGCGGGGCGCGGCTGGTGCTGGAGCTGCCCGGCAGCGCGCCGCAGGGCGACGCCTTCTAG